In Bactrocera oleae isolate idBacOlea1 chromosome 5, idBacOlea1, whole genome shotgun sequence, a genomic segment contains:
- the LOC106615066 gene encoding putative ribosome-binding factor A, mitochondrial → MLRNVPRCNQHLLHIEWSSKGYAHISTAGGGISYSKADNIKFQSKVISKLVGHRISGSKKRWYPSNDLNTSNSTRQRNAEMFNSAHITKSSGSGSGKNTTRRMVVLNKLFMKHITDLLATGEASESILGRGLQVTRVKISPDFAYINVYWLAGGEPLADAQLETELQRCSGRLRHELSQLMLMSEVPRIKFAREKKLSNIAQVEELLRTIDFGTPEDTAEENIKAVDEQVQHNLVANLMQREFYGKNDKSEANANKCDNEEQFPEMRQDVLGLDHQHIMSKILTKMRKSQHAWEQHSRKDSGTVSTNEAGNTVESLEQIQQKLAEAAAKSASFEKFLAKRRERKNTPERKRHDRASEWMDERAEQAALEAAAATVLTPAQRRLLESEDYILEDQDDKRNGNDK, encoded by the coding sequence atgttaagaaatgtgcCTCGCTGCAATCAACACCTGCTACATATAGAATGGAGTTCGAAAGGATATGCTCATATTTCAACCGCTGGTGGAGGCATTAGCTATTCAAAAGCTGATAACATCAAGTTTCAGAGCAAGGTAATAAGTAAACTTGTTGGTCACCGTATATCAGGAAGCAAAAAACGTTGGTACCCCAGTAATGATTTAAATACGTCGAATTCAACTAGACAGCGTAACGCTGAAATGTTTAACAGTGCGCATATAACGAAATCCAGTGGTAGCGGTAGTGGCAAAAATACGACACGTCGTATGGTGGTATTGAACAAATTGTTTATGAAACACATAACCGATCTATTGGCAACTGGAGAAGCTTCGGAGTCCATATTAGGACGTGGTTTGCAAGTGACACGCGTAAAGATCTCACCTGATTTCGCATATATTAACGTGTATTGGTTAGCTGGTGGTGAGCCTTTAGCAGATGCCCAACTCGAAACTGAATTGCAACGTTGTAGTGGACGTTTACGGCATGAACTGTCACAATTAATGTTAATGAGTGAAGTTCCAAGGATTAAATTTGCACGTGAGAAAAAATTGTCGAATATCGCACAAGTGGAAGAGCTTTTGCGCACAATTGATTTTGGCACACCAGAAGACACAGCAGAGGAAAATATAAAAGCTGTAGATGAACAAGTGCAACACAATTTGGTGGCAAATCTGATGCAACGTGAATTTTATGGCAAAAATGATAAAAGCGAAGCAAATGCAAATAAGTGTGACAACGAGGAACAATTTCCTGAAATGCGACAAGATGTACTTGGCCTAGATCATCAGCATATCATGTCCAAAATATTGACGAAAATGCGAAAATCACAACATGCTTGGGAACAGCATTCGAGAAAAGATAGCGGCACTGTTAGTACTAACGAGGCAGGTAATACTGTGGAATCGCTTGAGCAAATTCAACAAAAGCTTGCTGAGGCGGCGGCAAAGTCAGCaagctttgaaaagtttttggctAAACGACGTGAACGTAAAAATACACCAGAGCGTAAAAGACACGATCGTGCGTCTGAATGGATGGATGAACGTGCTGAACAAGCGGCTTTGGAAGCAGCAGCTGCCACTGTGCTCACACCTGCGCAACGAAGACTGTTGGAGTCTGAAGATTATATATTAGAAGATCAAGACGACAAACGAAATGGAAATGACAAATAG
- the RpLP2 gene encoding large ribosomal subunit protein P2: MRYVAAYLLAVLGGAENPKNADIEKILSSVGIEVDSERLTKVVKELNGKSVEELIAQGREKLSSMPAGGAAAAVAAPAGGAADAGGDKKEAKKEEKKEESESEDDDMGFGLFE, translated from the coding sequence ATGCGTTACGTGGCTGCATACTTGTTGGCTGTTCTTGGCGGTgccgaaaaccccaaaaatgcCGATATCGAGAAGATCCTCAGCTCGGTCGGTATTGAAGTTGACTCCGAACGCCTCACCAAGGTTGTCAAGGAATTGAACGGCAAGTCCGTCGAAGAATTGATTGCCCAGGGTCGCGAGAAACTCTCGTCCATGCCTGCTGGTGGTGCCGCTGCTGCTGTAGCTGCTCCAGCTGGTGGTGCCGCTGATGCTGGTGGCGACAAGAAGGAAGCCAAGAAAGAGGAGAAGAAGGAAGAATCTGAGTCCGAGGACGACGATATGGGCTTCGGTCTCTTTGAATAA